The Acidaminococcus fermentans DSM 20731 sequence ACGCCGATCCCCTGATCGCCCGCCAGCTGATCCAGGCCTATGAGGAGTATTTTGGGAAATGAAAAAAGGCGCTGTGAAAAAATCATTCACAGCGCCTTAAATTTGCCAGCGTAAGCTGGCTTCCATCGGCTAGAGACTAGTGACTAGAGACTAGTGACGGGGATGTGAAAATCATTTTTTCACATCCCCCTTGTCAACTGTCAGCTGTCAAATCCAGTTCATTTCACCTTAAACCGAAACACCCGTTCCCTCAGGGGGACGGCCATTTTTTTTGTGTAAACGGCTTTGATCTGGTAGTCACCGGGCTGGCTGAAGCCGGCGAACAGGATGGTGACCCCGGGAGATCCGGCCTGGCCGGTGGGATTCAGCAGCGGCAGGGTGAAAGAATGGCCCAGGTTCACGAATCCCGGCTGGCTGCTCTGGTCCACCAGTACCCACTGGTTGCCGCTGGTGGGGTTGGCTTCCATGTACAGAGCCACCAGTTCCCCGGCCTTCAGGTCCAGTGTCATGTCTTCCGCACTGCTGTCCAGTTTGTAGCTGGTGAGCAGCCGGGCCCCTTCCGCCACGTTGATGGCCTTCAGCAGTTTCGTATAAGGGATGGTGGTATCCAGAGGCCCTCCCGGCTGGGACGCCATCCGGACCCCGTCTTCGGCAAACACGTAGTTTTTCCCCTGGAGGTACTGGGCGTACTCCGCCGCATTGGTGTACAAAAGATCCTTGTCCTCCAGCACCTTGCCTCCGGTCACGTCCAGGTTCATGCCGGCATACACCGTCCGGTCCCCTTCCGCCTTCAGGATGATGCTGAACAGGGTGGGACGGTTCATGGTCACCTCATAGGAGAGCACCGCCTTGCCCCCGGCCTCCCGGCCCAGGGCGTTGGCCTTTTCCTTGATCAGGTGGTTCAGGTTGGCCTGGAGATTGGCTTCCTTCAGCCCGTCCACAAAGGGGACCTGGCCGGATGCCTTCCCGTCAGAATAGTCCTGGCGCAGCAGGGTGGTATGGCCAAAGGCAAACGCGGACAGAGGCAGGGCCAGGGAAAGTCCCAGGGCCAGGGCTGCCGCAGATTTTTTCAGATGCATCATGGATTCCTCCTTCTTAAGCTTCCCTTCTATTCTACACGATAAACCGGGAAAGAAAGATGAAATTTGTGAAAAGTTGCAAGAGGAGGCTGACGGCCCGTCGTTCGTCGTTCGTCGTTCATCGTTGGAAATGCCAGATGCGGGGATTTTGGCTGGGGCATAGTACCCGCACCCCCGACTCCCTCCAGGCGCTGGGTTATACGTCAGCCCTACCAGACGTCTTATCCCCCAATCCCCATCTCCCTCATCAACGCACGCTGGAGCACATTGGAAAAGTTGATGTTTTTCTTTTGGGCCAGGGTATCCAGCCACCGGGGAATGGACAGGGTCTTTTTTACGGCCCTTGTGTCATTCCGTTTGCGGTATGCCAGGGTATCCACCTGGATCAGGGTCAGGCAGGAAGAAGGGGGAACCTTGATGGATTCAAGGCTGGGCGGTGCAGGGATTTTCTCCCCTGCGTCTTCGGCTTCCACCATCCGCAGGTTCAGCACATCTTCTGCCATTTCCAGGGCCTCTTCCATGGTTGCCCCAAAAGTGTAGCAGGCGTCCATTCCAGGAAAATCAACACTGTAACAGCCAGCCGGAAACCCTTCTTCCGGAGGCTGGTGGGTCACAATCGCGGGATACCATTTTTTCATGGGAACCTCCTGTTTTCACTCACTGTCGATACCGGCATCTTTCAGGATCCGCAGGGCTGTCCCTGCGGGGATTTCCCTGGCATGCCGGCTGACCGGGATCTTTTTGCCGGTCAATGGACTGTAATAAAGGCTGTGTCTTCCTCCCTCCCGGAGCAAAAACACGCCATGCCGTTTTAAGATTTTCAACAGTTCTGCCGTTCGCACGTGTTCACCTCTTTTATTTTATCACGTAATCATACGTATGTAAATTGTCATTGCCGGTCAAAAAAACGGGGAGCGGGCGAACCGGCCCTTCGGGCCTGTCAGAAGTCAGCGGTCAGCATAGTCGTGACAAGCAGACTGGCCGCAGCTTCTGCCGGGCCGCCCGGCGTGCGGCCCCTACGGCCCCCCAATGGATCTTCCGGTTCTGCCGCTTCTCTTCACTCTGCATGGATCCAGATGCACGAGAGCAGCGGATTTTAGCTGGGGCATAGTACCCGTCCCCCCCGCCGACTTCTTCCCTGCACACAAGAAGGCCCAGATGCGCGAAAGGGGAGATTTTGGAGTTGGGCATAATACATGGTGGTATATGCCCGGCTCCAAAATCCCCCCTGACAAAGCAGATGGGGTCTTATTGTGCGCAGGGGTTATGCGTCAGCCCCCAGTCTACATCATCACCCCCGTCCTTCCCGGCTGCAAAACTTCGGGGTCCGGTTCAAACTCCGCTCCCTCCTGGATCACTACCGGGCCCCGGCAGGCCAGGATCCCTTTGACCTTGGCCCCTTTTTCCAGGGTCAGGGCGCCGGTGGCGCAGAGGTAGACTTTGTCCAACCGGGCACCGGAGTGGACGGTGATGTCCCCGTTGGCCAGAAAGCGGAAATCCCCCTGGCACCGGAAACCCTGGCGGAACCGGATGCTTCCCCGGTTGACCAGGATGCCGCTGCCCTGGAGCAGGGCGGTCTTTCCGTTTTTTTCCGGCCACTGGAGGGTTTCCCGGCCGTAACAGAACACCCCTTCCAGGGGGACTTCCATCCGCCGGGTGTTCGGCAGGGTCTGGGTGCGGCACCGGCCGAACCGGGACCAGTCCACCCATAGTTTCCCCTGCTTCCGTCCTTCTGCCCAGATGCCGGTTTCCGGGAAGGTTTCTCCCTTTTCCGTTCCGGGCATGGTGATTTCATACCGGCTGGCGGCCATCAGCTCTTCTCCGGTATCCCGATGGAGCCGGATCCGCTCTTCCCGGATGGGCCCGTCGGCCAGACCGGTCAGGGAACCGTATACCCCGGGCCGGTCTTTCCGGAACACCACCGGTTCCAGGGCCCGGTGTTCTCCCGGAACCAGCAGGAGCTCTCCTTCCCTTACCCGGCACAGACTCCGGAAGAGATAGGCGGCCTGCCGGGCTTCCTCCTTCAGCTGCCAGCTGTACAGGGCCTGGCGGGTCACCCCCAGCAGTCCGGCGGTGACAGTGGTCAGCAGCCCCAGTCCCACCAGCACCGCCAGGCTCACCATCCCCGGACGCCTTTTAGCGGCCATACCGGAACACCTCCTTCCACACTTTCCGGGCCCCGGTCTTCCGGTCCACCAGGGTCAGTTCCCAGGCCAGCCGGCCGGGCTCCAGGATGCTGGCCCGGAACCCTTCCGCCCGCACATGCTCGGGAGTCAGGGGCAGGCTCACCGGATTCTGCTTCCTGGGGCGCCACACCTTGGTGTACAGGGTGGGCCAGGGCCGTTTCCCGGTGGTCATCACGAACCAGGACACCCAGGCGGCATCCGGCCGTCCGTACAGCCGGACTTCGGTCCCGTGGTCCCCCTGGAACACCCGGACCTGGTCTCCTTCGAACAGGAACCGGCTTTCCAGACGGGCCTGGAGGTCCTGTTCCAGCCGGTCCAGTTCTCCCTGGGTCCATATCGTCTCCAGAGCCCGGACCGCCGGGGGCAGCCCGGTGAGCAGCCGGGCCAGCACCAGGGTCACCAGTACCAGGGCCCCCAGTCCTTCCCCCAGGATGCTCCCCCTACTCTTTCTCATACCGGGCAAAGTGCAGGGCGGGTTTCCCGGGCCTGTGGAGAGAGAGGGTCCGGAGCACCGTGCCGGGAAGCTGGGGCACCGGAGTCTGGGTAAGGGTCCGTTCCCCGGTTTCTCCCCAGGGCAGCCCCTCCTCTTCCAGCAGGGCCGTCCCTTCCCGGCTGACCGTTTCCAGGTTCCGCTGGAGCCGGATCATCCGTACCCCCGTCCGGAGACCCAGCATAAGGGTCAGGGCACCGGCCGCCAGAAGGAAACAGGCCAGCACCCCGTCCAGCAGCAGGAAGCCTCCCTGCCGCTTACCGGGCCCCATGGTATTCCATCCGTCCCACAAAGGGGGAAAAGGTCACCAGCTGATACCGTTTGGGGTGATCCCCCTGGTACACCGCCAGGGTAAAGGCTTCTTCCCCATTCCCTGAGGGGGCAAAGCCGCCTTCCTGGGTCCGGATCCGGCAGCCTCCCAGGCCCAGGGCGGGAAAATCCAGGACGGTTTTCTGCCGGGTGCCGTAAAATCCGGACACCCGCTTCCCGTCCGGGGCCGTGTTGAACCGCACATGGTTCTGGTGCAGGTACTGGGCCCGCTGCTGAAGGGCGGAAAAGGTGCTGCCGGCGGCCCGGGCTCCCAGCTGCACCTGGAGTCTCCCGGCCAGGGCCTGCCAGCGGATTCCCAGGGGCACCAGGGCCAGGGTCAGCCCCAGGCAGATCCCCAGGGTCCCCAGGAGTTCGGCCATGAGGCAGCCGGGCTGCCGCCGGTACCGGGTCTTCATGCCTTCCCCTCCCCGGCTGTTTTCTTTTCTCCCAGGGTATCGCTGGCCACCTTTTCCCCGCTGCTCAGGGTGGCAGTGAACACACAGTCCCCGTCCTTCTGTTCCAGGGTGATCCGGCTGTAATCCCGGTTGGGCACGTATTTTTTCTCCACCAGGCTCTGGATGTCCCGGGGCTTCTCCGCCATTTCCAGTTCGTACAGCTGGGCACCGCTCTGGAGCAGGGCCAGGTCGGAAATCAGCTGGCTGTCTTTGGACCGGTCCATGGCACTGCGGATGGAAGGCAGCAGGAAGGCGGCCAGGCCCCCGATGATGGCCAGGACGGCGATCAGTTCGATCAGGGTGAATCCGGGTTCTTTTCTCCGCCGGGATATTTTTGCAGTTTGGTTCATGACAGTTTCTCCTTTCATTGATAAAAATCAGGTACGGACGGACAAAAAATCAGGGCAGCAGGGGCAGACCCTGGAGCAGGGCAAAGAGCGGGGACAGGAGCCCCGCCAGCATACCGGCACAGCCCAGGGCCAGGACCAGCAGCAGAACCGGTTCCAGCAGGGTCCGGAGCTGTTTCAGCCGGGCCTGGAAATCCTGGTCCAGCAGCCGGGCCGCTTCCGAAAGCAGGGCCGGCAGATGGCCGCTGGCTTCCCCCAGGGCTGCGAACTCCACCGTAAGGGGGCTCAGCAGCAGGGTCTGGTTCCGGGCGGCCGCGGTCAGGGAAGCCCCCGCCACCACCGCCCATTCCAACTGCCGGGCGCAGCGGCGGAAGGGCCCCGGGGGCAGGATCTCTCCCGCCTGGGGCAGGGCCCGGTCCAGGGGCAGGCCGCCCTGGAGCAGCAGGGACAGGAGCCCCAGGAAGCGGATCTCCCAGAAGGTCCGGACCAGGGGCTTCACCAGGGGCAGCCGGGCCAGCCACCGGTCCCGGCTTTTCCACAGCTGCCGGAAGCCCAGGATTCCCAGGGCCAGGGCCCCTCCCAGCAGCCAGGGCCGGTCCCGGATCTGGATCACCAGGGCCAGCAGCAGCCGGAACCCGGCCGGAGGCACCAGCCCCAGGGTCCCGTACAGGTCCCCCAAAAGGGGCAGGGCCAGCCAGCAGAACACCCCGCCCAGTACCAGGGCCAGGGTCAGCACCAGGGCCGGATAAAGACAGGCCTGGAGAACGGTTTTCTGATTCTCCCGTTTTTTCTGATAAAAGTTCGCCAAATGCCGGAACACCAGGGGCAGCTGGCCGCTGGCTTCCCCGGCGGCGGCCAGAGGTGCCGCCAGATTCCCCGCCTGCCGTTCCTGCTGCCGGAGGGCCTGGGAGAGGGAAAAGCCCCGGCCCAGGCTCCGGGCAAGGCTCCGGCACAGTTTCTTCACCGCCGGACCGCTGTGGCCTTCCAGGGCTCCCAGCGCTCGGAGGATGGGCAGGCCGCCCTGGAGCAGCAGCCCCAGCCGCCGGAAGAAAGTCTCCCGTTCCAGGTCCGTCAGGGACCGTTCCTTTTGCAGAATGGATTCCATGGAATCACCTCCTTTCCCCATTTCCATTCCGGAAGGAGGGAGCCAATTCCTTCCCAAGTGGAAAAAGAAGGTCATTATTGGGCATTTTACCGGCATGAATGGAAAAAGGGGGTGTGAAAAAACTTTCACACCCCCCGTCAACGGTCAGCTGACAAAAAAATGCTGCATATGTGGATTCCACACATGCAGCATTTTTTATTTCCCTTTATCCAGCATATTCTGGATTTCCTGCATGAAGCTGTTCACGTCGGCGAACTGGCGGTACACGGAGGCGAACCGCACGTAGGCGATCTGGTCGATCTTTTCCAGATGGGCCATGACCACTTCTCCGATTTTCGTGGATTTCACTTCATTTTCCCCGGACGCCCGGATCTCGTTTTCGATCTGGGCCGTCAGGGACTGGATCTGCTCGTAGGTAAAGGGCCGTTTCTCAAAGGCCCGGAGCAGTCCGGCCAGGATTTTCTTGCTGTCGAACATTTCCCGCCGGCCATCCCGCTTGATGACCAGGAGAGGGATCTGTTCATATTTTTCGTAAGTCGTGAAACGCCGTCCGCAGCGGGGACATTCTCTTCGCCGTCGGATGGACGCCCCCTCTTCAACGGAACGGGAATCAATGACACGGCTGTCTTCGCAGCCACAGAATGGGCATTTCATAACCTACACCCCCTGTTCCTTATTTGTTGCGGATCCAGGGCGGAATCTCCGAAGTGGGAGAAGTGAAGCTGCTTACCTTGGAACCGGCAGCTTCTTCGGCAGCCTTGGTGATGCGGCTGGTGGAAGTCTGGGGTTTCACAAAGGAAGCGGGTTTCGGGGTGTTGGCAGCGGAGGGTTTCCCTTCTTCGATGCCGGTGGCGATCACGGTGACGCGGATTTCGTCTTCCATGTTTTCGTCGATGTTGGCCCCGAAGATGATGATGGCGTCAGGATCCACCACATCGGTGATGATCTTGCTGGCTTCGTTCACATCCATCAGGCTCAGGTTGGGGCCGCCGGTGATGTTCAGCAGCACGCCCTTGGCGCCTTCGATGGTGGAATCCAGCAGCGGGCTCTTCACGGCGTTTTCAGCCGCGGCAGCAGCGCCTTCGTCCCCTTTGGCGGTGCCGATGCCCATCATGGCGGAACCGGCGTTGGTCATAACGGCCTTCACGTCGT is a genomic window containing:
- a CDS encoding polymer-forming cytoskeletal protein; translation: MAAKRRPGMVSLAVLVGLGLLTTVTAGLLGVTRQALYSWQLKEEARQAAYLFRSLCRVREGELLLVPGEHRALEPVVFRKDRPGVYGSLTGLADGPIREERIRLHRDTGEELMAASRYEITMPGTEKGETFPETGIWAEGRKQGKLWVDWSRFGRCRTQTLPNTRRMEVPLEGVFCYGRETLQWPEKNGKTALLQGSGILVNRGSIRFRQGFRCQGDFRFLANGDITVHSGARLDKVYLCATGALTLEKGAKVKGILACRGPVVIQEGAEFEPDPEVLQPGRTGVMM
- a CDS encoding protease inhibitor I42 family protein — encoded protein: MMHLKKSAAALALGLSLALPLSAFAFGHTTLLRQDYSDGKASGQVPFVDGLKEANLQANLNHLIKEKANALGREAGGKAVLSYEVTMNRPTLFSIILKAEGDRTVYAGMNLDVTGGKVLEDKDLLYTNAAEYAQYLQGKNYVFAEDGVRMASQPGGPLDTTIPYTKLLKAINVAEGARLLTSYKLDSSAEDMTLDLKAGELVALYMEANPTSGNQWVLVDQSSQPGFVNLGHSFTLPLLNPTGQAGSPGVTILFAGFSQPGDYQIKAVYTKKMAVPLRERVFRFKVK
- a CDS encoding type II toxin-antitoxin system HicA family toxin, coding for MRTAELLKILKRHGVFLLREGGRHSLYYSPLTGKKIPVSRHAREIPAGTALRILKDAGIDSE
- a CDS encoding type II secretion system F family protein, which gives rise to MESILQKERSLTDLERETFFRRLGLLLQGGLPILRALGALEGHSGPAVKKLCRSLARSLGRGFSLSQALRQQERQAGNLAAPLAAAGEASGQLPLVFRHLANFYQKKRENQKTVLQACLYPALVLTLALVLGGVFCWLALPLLGDLYGTLGLVPPAGFRLLLALVIQIRDRPWLLGGALALGILGFRQLWKSRDRWLARLPLVKPLVRTFWEIRFLGLLSLLLQGGLPLDRALPQAGEILPPGPFRRCARQLEWAVVAGASLTAAARNQTLLLSPLTVEFAALGEASGHLPALLSEAARLLDQDFQARLKQLRTLLEPVLLLVLALGCAGMLAGLLSPLFALLQGLPLLP
- a CDS encoding type II secretion system protein, with the protein product MNQTAKISRRRKEPGFTLIELIAVLAIIGGLAAFLLPSIRSAMDRSKDSQLISDLALLQSGAQLYELEMAEKPRDIQSLVEKKYVPNRDYSRITLEQKDGDCVFTATLSSGEKVASDTLGEKKTAGEGKA
- a CDS encoding type II toxin-antitoxin system HicB family antitoxin: MKKWYPAIVTHQPPEEGFPAGCYSVDFPGMDACYTFGATMEEALEMAEDVLNLRMVEAEDAGEKIPAPPSLESIKVPPSSCLTLIQVDTLAYRKRNDTRAVKKTLSIPRWLDTLAQKKNINFSNVLQRALMREMGIGG
- the nrdR gene encoding transcriptional regulator NrdR, translated to MKCPFCGCEDSRVIDSRSVEEGASIRRRRECPRCGRRFTTYEKYEQIPLLVIKRDGRREMFDSKKILAGLLRAFEKRPFTYEQIQSLTAQIENEIRASGENEVKSTKIGEVVMAHLEKIDQIAYVRFASVYRQFADVNSFMQEIQNMLDKGK